The Sebaldella sp. S0638 genome has a window encoding:
- a CDS encoding phage late control D family protein: MREKKVLDLNIGTDIEKKEIAQGEESGNSLEGRISGKGNTEIESNETGSVLETSLGESGKTGVGEVLLGGLAGTTMTEAFRNMMKSPVGTVGSNTMNGSGIVESTEQIKAPVLYRGKNIRLWINEELMDIKDVEMNITKEVGKHDDLFMKFTIKTEEVSKYYSYVFSFDNLLEVDLAESEMKFKRVFHGLNIEKIEIEESTGERSVVIIKSLSCTYEMDKIKKFKSFQSMGITYKDIVTAIMENYPEIELFAGSELSGRLKKPYIQYNETDWEFLNRITGDLNIPLFSHLNSIIMGNKINLMEEEAELRNSIYGKSRDGVNIMFNVKKSTQPLNAGQRMIISVPNQGYNGEEGKDIRIVSKAYIRMDGDQVITDYELIQESHEFYPVSHSTLEGKSIEATVMEVVSEGGIAKMKVDLSVGLMKAADSDKSEGYEDEYKGGFNFPYMTAFSQGNSGFFCTPDAGDRVMLTFNSRNESHAYVLQGAVNSSGNDRFNNRDNRTFSSSPSGSGQPMFNFTLSSEVFSVDVTDHIGLTAANSVNATATGGHVEVAGGSSVNLSSKSSRVNIDNSDIQLNSSGNLNATSSNVTITGVSKAEVVGGDVDVN; encoded by the coding sequence GAGAAAGTGGGAAAACAGGTGTTGGAGAAGTGCTTCTTGGCGGCTTAGCTGGAACTACAATGACAGAGGCTTTCAGGAATATGATGAAGTCACCTGTAGGCACAGTTGGTAGTAATACTATGAATGGAAGTGGTATTGTTGAGAGTACGGAACAGATAAAAGCGCCGGTTCTTTACAGGGGGAAAAACATAAGGCTGTGGATAAATGAGGAACTCATGGATATCAAAGATGTAGAAATGAATATAACAAAAGAAGTTGGTAAGCATGATGATTTATTTATGAAATTTACAATAAAAACAGAAGAAGTAAGTAAATATTATTCATATGTATTCTCTTTTGATAATCTTCTTGAGGTAGATCTGGCTGAAAGTGAAATGAAGTTTAAGAGAGTATTTCACGGGCTTAATATTGAAAAGATAGAAATAGAGGAAAGTACAGGGGAGAGGTCTGTGGTGATAATAAAATCGCTCTCATGTACTTATGAGATGGACAAAATAAAGAAATTTAAGTCATTTCAGAGTATGGGAATAACTTATAAAGATATAGTTACTGCAATAATGGAGAACTATCCGGAAATAGAATTGTTTGCTGGTAGTGAATTAAGCGGGAGATTAAAGAAGCCGTATATTCAATATAATGAGACAGACTGGGAGTTTTTGAACAGGATAACAGGAGATTTGAATATACCATTATTTTCACATTTGAATTCTATAATAATGGGAAATAAAATAAATCTTATGGAAGAAGAGGCTGAATTAAGAAATAGTATATATGGAAAGTCCCGTGATGGTGTAAATATAATGTTTAATGTAAAGAAATCAACACAGCCGTTGAATGCGGGACAGAGAATGATTATATCCGTTCCCAATCAGGGATATAACGGGGAAGAGGGCAAAGATATCCGAATAGTGTCGAAAGCATATATAAGAATGGATGGAGATCAGGTAATTACAGATTATGAATTGATACAGGAAAGTCATGAATTTTATCCTGTTTCACATAGTACACTGGAAGGAAAGTCTATTGAGGCAACGGTGATGGAAGTGGTATCGGAAGGTGGTATAGCAAAGATGAAGGTAGATTTAAGTGTAGGCTTAATGAAGGCAGCTGATAGTGATAAAAGTGAGGGTTATGAAGATGAATATAAGGGTGGATTCAATTTTCCGTATATGACAGCTTTTAGTCAGGGGAATTCAGGATTCTTTTGTACTCCGGATGCTGGGGATCGTGTAATGCTTACATTTAATTCGAGAAATGAAAGTCATGCGTATGTACTTCAAGGAGCAGTGAACAGCTCAGGAAATGACAGATTTAATAACAGGGATAACAGAACCTTTAGCAGTAGTCCAAGCGGGAGTGGACAGCCGATGTTTAATTTCACATTATCAAGTGAGGTTTTTTCGGTTGATGTAACAGATCATATAGGGCTCACAGCGGCTAATAGTGTGAACGCGACAGCTACAGGTGGGCATGTAGAGGTAGCAGGAGGGAGTTCTGTAAATTTATCAAGTAAGTCAAGCAGAGTAAATATAGATAATTCGGATATACAATTGAATTCTTCTGGGAACTTAAATGCTACATCATCAAATGTCACAATAACAGGAGTGTCAAAAGCAGAAGTAGTCGGCGGGGATGTAGACGTAAATTAA